Proteins from a single region of Synechococcus sp. WH 8109:
- the kaiB gene encoding circadian clock protein KaiB, giving the protein MSPRKTYILKLYVAGNTPNSMRALKTLRNILETEFRGVYALKVIDVLKNPQLAEEDKILATPTLSKILPPPVRRIIGDLSDRERVLIGLDLLYDELSDTSLNSSLIDAVDEETDTTISSDP; this is encoded by the coding sequence ATGAGTCCCCGCAAGACCTACATCCTCAAGCTCTACGTGGCGGGCAACACGCCCAATTCGATGCGGGCGTTGAAAACGCTGCGCAACATTCTCGAGACCGAATTCCGGGGGGTGTATGCCCTCAAGGTGATTGACGTGCTCAAAAATCCCCAACTGGCTGAGGAAGACAAGATCCTGGCAACGCCGACGTTGTCCAAAATTCTTCCCCCGCCGGTGCGGCGCATCATCGGCGATCTCTCCGATCGGGAGAGGGTGCTGATCGGTCTGGATCTGCTTTACGACGAGCTGTCTGATACATCGCTCAATTCGAGCTTGATCGATGCGGTCGATGAGGAGACCGACACGACGATTTCTTCAGATCCTTAA
- the rplU gene encoding 50S ribosomal protein L21, translating into MADTKPAAEQSGTYAIVEASGTQIWLQPNRYYDIDRLQAEVDDTIKLENVLLVKDGKGTTLGQPYVKDASVSLKVMAHRRGPKVIVYKMRPKKKTRRKNGHRQELTRVMVESISVGGKAIS; encoded by the coding sequence ATGGCCGACACCAAACCAGCCGCGGAACAAAGCGGGACCTACGCCATCGTTGAGGCGTCGGGCACCCAGATCTGGCTGCAGCCCAACCGCTACTACGACATCGATCGGCTTCAAGCCGAGGTGGATGACACCATCAAGCTTGAGAACGTTCTCCTGGTGAAGGACGGCAAGGGCACCACCCTCGGCCAGCCCTACGTCAAAGACGCGTCCGTGTCCCTAAAGGTGATGGCCCATCGCCGCGGACCCAAGGTGATCGTTTACAAGATGCGCCCCAAAAAGAAAACCCGCCGCAAGAATGGTCACCGGCAGGAACTCACCCGGGTGATGGTTGAGTCCATCTCCGTGGGCGGCAAGGCCATCAGCTGA
- the kaiC gene encoding circadian clock protein KaiC, whose protein sequence is MQFPPTSGQPQMQVQKLPTGIEGFDDVCQGGLPIGRSTLISGTSGTGKTVFSLHFLHNGIKQFDEPGIFVTFEESPLDILRNAASFGWNLQEMVEQDKLFILDASPDPDGQDVAGSFDLSGLIERINYAIRKYKAKRVAIDSITAVFQQYDAVFVVRREIFRLIARLKEIGVTTVMTTERIDEYGPIARYGVEEFVSDNVVILRNVLEGERRRRTLEILKLRGTTHMKGEFPFTMGTHGISIFPLGAMRLTQRSSNVRVSSGVPRLDDMCGGGFFKDSIILATGATGTGKTMLVSKFLEDACRNKERAILFAYEESRAQLLRNGTSWGIDFEQMEQDGLLKIICAYPESTGLEDHLQIIKTEICQFKPSRMAIDSLSALARGVSHNAFRQFVIGVTGYAKQEEIAGFFTNTSEEFMGSHSITDSHISTITDTILLLQYVEIRGEMARALNVFKMRGSWHDKGIREFVITGNGPQIKDSFSNFERIISGVPHRVTTDERSELSRIARGVSTED, encoded by the coding sequence ATGCAGTTCCCCCCGACCAGCGGTCAGCCTCAGATGCAGGTTCAAAAGCTCCCGACAGGGATCGAGGGCTTTGATGATGTATGCCAGGGCGGCCTGCCGATCGGCCGCAGCACGCTGATCAGCGGCACGTCCGGCACCGGCAAGACGGTGTTTTCGCTGCACTTCCTCCACAACGGCATCAAGCAGTTCGACGAACCCGGCATCTTCGTCACCTTTGAGGAATCGCCCCTCGACATCCTGCGCAACGCCGCCAGTTTCGGCTGGAACCTGCAGGAGATGGTCGAGCAGGACAAACTTTTCATCCTTGACGCCTCACCGGATCCGGACGGCCAGGACGTGGCCGGCAGTTTTGATCTCTCTGGTTTGATCGAGCGGATCAACTACGCCATCCGCAAATACAAGGCTAAGCGGGTTGCTATCGACTCGATCACGGCGGTGTTCCAGCAGTACGACGCTGTGTTTGTGGTGCGTCGTGAGATCTTTCGGCTGATCGCGAGGCTCAAGGAAATCGGCGTCACCACGGTGATGACCACCGAACGGATCGACGAGTACGGCCCGATCGCCCGCTACGGCGTTGAGGAATTTGTGTCCGACAACGTGGTGATTCTGCGCAACGTGCTCGAGGGAGAGCGGCGTCGGCGCACCCTTGAGATTCTCAAGCTGCGGGGCACCACCCATATGAAGGGCGAGTTCCCGTTCACGATGGGAACCCACGGCATCAGCATCTTCCCCCTTGGGGCCATGCGCCTAACCCAGCGGTCCTCCAACGTCCGGGTCAGTTCCGGCGTGCCGCGCCTGGATGACATGTGCGGCGGTGGTTTCTTCAAGGACTCGATCATCCTGGCCACCGGAGCCACTGGAACGGGCAAGACGATGCTCGTCTCCAAATTCCTCGAAGACGCCTGCCGCAACAAGGAACGTGCGATCCTTTTTGCCTATGAGGAATCGCGGGCTCAGCTGCTGCGCAACGGCACCAGCTGGGGCATCGACTTCGAGCAGATGGAGCAGGACGGGCTGCTCAAGATCATTTGCGCCTATCCCGAATCCACGGGCCTTGAGGATCACCTGCAGATCATCAAGACGGAGATCTGCCAGTTCAAACCGTCGCGGATGGCGATCGACTCCCTTTCGGCCTTGGCGCGCGGTGTGAGCCACAACGCCTTCCGTCAGTTCGTGATCGGGGTGACCGGTTACGCCAAGCAGGAGGAGATCGCCGGCTTCTTCACGAACACCTCCGAGGAGTTCATGGGCAGCCATTCGATCACCGACTCCCACATCTCCACAATCACTGACACGATCCTGCTGCTGCAGTACGTGGAGATCCGCGGGGAGATGGCCCGCGCCCTCAACGTTTTCAAGATGCGCGGTTCATGGCACGACAAGGGCATCCGCGAATTTGTGATCACGGGCAATGGTCCTCAGATCAAGGATTCCTTCTCCAACTTCGAGCGGATCATTTCCGGTGTGCCCCATCGGGTCACCACCGATGAGCGCAGCGAGTTGTCGCGCATTGCCCGCGGCGTCTCCACCGAGGACTGA
- a CDS encoding ATP-binding protein yields the protein MSSSSGATIADWALPPNGKPPGDDQNLWDRITAWWAEFTLQTKLLAIATLVVSLMMTGITFFALNGIQRDAVMNDTRYARDLGLLLAGNVTELVAQGQDRELANVAEKFWRSSRSVRYIFFADPEGVVYLGIPISATPSSGDGELRLNRRLELPDELRRRPQNPLVRQHLTPQGAVTDVFVPLIRGGQYYGVLGLGVNPNETALASAALTREVTVAVFISIWVLVILGAVFNALTITRPVKELLRGVRSVASGNFGARVDLPVGGELGELLTGFNAMASQLEAYDEANIEELTAAQVKQQSLIATMADGAMLLDADGRIVLANPTARRLFRWEGRSLEGQELVGELPELLAIELHSPLDSLLGSAADSEDLRCSVGEPARTLRIVLQAVRDASGETLKGIAVTIQDLTREVELNAAQSRFISNVSHELRTPLFNIKSYVETLHDLGDQLSPDEQKEFLGVANDETDRLTRLVNNVLDLSRLESGRTLQLEPISMRPAMEQTLRTYRLNAEDRQVELVLDVNEELPEVLGNWDLLLQVLDNLVGNALKFSRPGGPLALRAYPWPDACSVEGTAITSSDGPTCALTSPLPKLRVEIADTGCGISSADQERIFDRFFRVENAVHTEVGTGLGLSIVRGILEKHGAQVQMASEPEVGTTFWFDLPLAEADKDELQLQAERRSRIAIAEAVEL from the coding sequence ATGAGCAGCAGCAGCGGAGCAACAATCGCTGATTGGGCGCTTCCCCCCAATGGCAAGCCGCCGGGAGACGACCAGAACCTCTGGGACCGCATCACCGCGTGGTGGGCGGAATTCACCCTCCAGACAAAGCTGCTGGCGATTGCCACCCTGGTAGTGAGCCTAATGATGACGGGCATCACGTTCTTCGCGCTGAACGGAATTCAGCGCGATGCCGTGATGAACGACACGCGCTACGCCCGGGATCTGGGCCTGCTGCTGGCCGGCAATGTAACTGAGCTGGTTGCTCAGGGCCAGGACCGTGAGCTGGCCAACGTCGCCGAAAAGTTCTGGCGTTCCAGCCGCAGCGTCCGCTACATCTTTTTCGCCGATCCTGAAGGCGTCGTCTATCTGGGGATTCCCATCAGCGCCACCCCCAGCAGTGGCGATGGGGAGCTTCGTCTAAACCGACGACTGGAGCTGCCCGATGAACTACGTCGACGCCCCCAGAACCCCCTGGTGCGGCAACACCTCACGCCCCAGGGTGCCGTCACCGATGTGTTCGTCCCCCTGATCCGGGGAGGTCAGTACTACGGCGTTCTCGGCCTCGGGGTGAACCCGAATGAGACCGCCCTGGCCAGCGCAGCCCTCACCAGGGAGGTGACCGTGGCCGTGTTCATCTCGATCTGGGTGCTGGTGATCCTGGGCGCGGTATTCAACGCCCTCACCATCACCCGACCGGTGAAGGAACTGCTGCGGGGGGTGCGCTCAGTCGCCTCCGGCAACTTCGGCGCCCGGGTTGACCTGCCAGTTGGGGGGGAATTGGGGGAACTGCTCACCGGCTTCAACGCCATGGCCTCCCAGCTCGAGGCCTACGACGAGGCCAATATCGAGGAGCTCACCGCCGCCCAGGTGAAGCAGCAGTCGTTGATCGCCACCATGGCCGACGGCGCCATGCTGCTGGATGCCGATGGCCGCATCGTGCTGGCCAATCCCACGGCGCGGCGTCTGTTTCGTTGGGAAGGGCGCAGCCTGGAAGGCCAGGAGCTGGTGGGGGAACTGCCAGAACTGCTTGCCATCGAACTGCACAGTCCCCTCGATTCCCTGCTCGGTAGCGCAGCAGACAGTGAAGACCTGCGCTGCAGCGTGGGGGAACCGGCCCGCACCCTGCGCATCGTTCTGCAAGCGGTGCGTGATGCCAGCGGTGAAACCCTCAAGGGCATCGCCGTCACCATTCAGGACCTCACGCGAGAGGTGGAGCTGAATGCGGCCCAGAGCCGTTTCATCAGCAACGTCTCTCACGAGCTGCGCACGCCGCTGTTCAACATCAAGAGCTACGTCGAAACCCTGCACGACCTCGGCGATCAGCTCAGCCCCGATGAACAGAAGGAGTTTCTCGGGGTAGCCAACGACGAAACCGATCGACTCACCCGGCTGGTTAACAATGTGCTGGACCTCTCCAGGCTGGAGTCGGGCCGGACGCTGCAGCTCGAACCAATCAGCATGCGCCCGGCCATGGAGCAGACCCTGCGCACCTACCGGCTGAATGCCGAGGATCGCCAGGTGGAACTTGTGCTGGATGTCAACGAAGAACTGCCCGAAGTGCTGGGCAACTGGGACCTGCTGCTCCAGGTGCTCGACAATCTGGTTGGCAATGCTTTGAAGTTCAGCCGCCCCGGCGGTCCCCTGGCGCTGCGGGCCTATCCCTGGCCCGACGCCTGTTCGGTGGAGGGAACCGCGATCACCAGCAGTGACGGACCCACCTGCGCCCTCACCTCACCGCTTCCCAAGCTGAGGGTGGAGATTGCCGACACGGGCTGCGGCATCAGCAGCGCTGATCAGGAGCGCATCTTCGATCGCTTCTTCCGGGTCGAGAACGCCGTTCACACGGAAGTGGGCACCGGGCTGGGTCTCTCAATCGTGCGCGGGATTCTCGAAAAACACGGCGCCCAAGTGCAGATGGCGAGTGAGCCCGAGGTGGGCACCACCTTCTGGTTCGATCTGCCCCTGGCGGAGGCCGACAAGGATGAGCTGCAACTGCAGGCGGAACGGCGCAGCCGCATCGCCATCGCCGAGGCCGTGGAGCTTTAG
- the rpmA gene encoding 50S ribosomal protein L27, producing the protein MAHKKGTGSTRNGRDSNAKRLGVKAYGGETVTAGSILIRQRGTSVLPGINVGKGKDDTLFALTDGIVKFESIRRGLRNRKRINITAAV; encoded by the coding sequence ATGGCACATAAAAAAGGCACAGGCTCAACCCGTAACGGCCGCGACTCGAACGCCAAACGCCTTGGTGTGAAGGCCTACGGCGGCGAAACCGTCACCGCTGGTTCCATCCTGATCCGCCAGCGCGGCACCTCCGTTCTGCCAGGCATCAATGTCGGCAAAGGCAAAGACGACACCCTGTTTGCCCTCACCGACGGCATCGTGAAGTTCGAATCGATCCGTCGCGGCCTGCGCAACCGCAAGCGCATCAACATCACTGCAGCGGTCTGA